The genomic DNA CTGAAATCATCATCGAAATAAGTAATACGGGCCCCTTGATTCCTCAGGATATCATGGCAAATATATTCAACCCGTTCTTCACTACCAAGTCATCAGGAACAGGCCTCGGCCTGGCTATAGTCCACAGGATTATAGACAGTCATAAAGGCAAGATCCATGTAAAAAACCGTCCTGTCCCTGATAGAGGGGTTTCTTTTATGATAACGCTGCCGGTAGAAATCAGGTGAATCAACGCTTTGGTTTGGAATGACACCGCGTACAGTTTGACAATGGGAATGCAACGATGCCGTGGCACCGGCCGCAAAATTGTCCTTCTTCAATCTTTTTCATCGTAACCTTGTTTGCCCCGGCCTGCATAATGAATATCTTTGGATGACAATTATTGCAGGCAAGCCACTGTGTATGGGGGTAATGTGGATAAACGACATCAGGCAAATCACCCTTTACCTTAAAGACTATGTCCAGGTCTATAACAGGCGTTGTCGGTTTGGTGGGGTCAAGTGAATCCTTTGGCTTTATGGTCCCCTGCCTCAATGCCTTGACCCAGTCAACATAGCCGGAATTATCTTTTGGTAATATCTGCAGAGGCAGGGCCTGTTCCTGCTGCCCCTGTTGTCCTTTCAAAACATCTGTTTTTTGTTGCGCATATAACAGAGATGAAGAAATTACATGAAAGGAAACGCTTAGGATAAAAGCTGATAAAAGTACCCGGGTGATCCACTTTGTCATTGTGCAGCTGTTATTCTGTCTTTGCAGGCGGTGTCTGGTCAACCTCTTCAACGATTACAGCCCCCATCATAACACGATGAATATAGCAAAAATACGGATACTCTCCGGCCTTTATAAATGTGTGACTCCATGAGTCGCCAGGAGGCATTATCGGAGAAAAAAGCTCTTTATCATTTGTTCCCTGGCCTGGGATACTGGCAATCGGATGCCTCCTGTCATCTTCATTTATCCATTTAACAGAATCCCCAACCTTGATTTTAAGCAGGGCAGGTTCAAACTTATCTAAACCTTTTGGGATACGGACTTCGTAGACCTTGGAACTGCCTGAAGGAGGTGTGCCTGTTTCATCAGCAGCTACTGACATGGCTACACCTGAGAAGCCGATTACAATTATAAGCAGACCTATTAACCTTGCAGCAAATCGTAACACAGCAGCTCTCCTCTGTGGATTGATTCAGGTGTAATTTAACGGCCCCTTTTAGCGGCCTCCTTGGGCTTTACATGGCATCTGTTACAATCTGTCAGAGGGAACGCAACCCTGTTATGGCATCTTCCGCAGTATTCTCCTGCCGCTATCTTGGCCATTGTCATCTCAGGGTTTCCTCCTGCCTTCATCTGGAATATGGATGTGTGGCAGTTTGTGCAGGTCAGCCATAAGGTATGCACATAATGAGGATATACGACATCTGCCATAAACTTACTCTTTGTCTCTATTACAATATCAAGATTGAAGGGGGGGGCGGCCATGGCTCCTGGCTCAAGTGAATCCAAAGGTTTGACGTTTCCATTCTTTATCGCGGCAGCCCAGTCTACCAGCCCGTATTTGTCCTTCGGCAATCTTGCGAGCTCCATAGCCGCAGGATGCTCCAACTGGCCAACCTTCTCTGCATCACCTGCAACACCGGATGGGTCTCCGGTCCCTGCAACAACGCCACGTGAGCTTAAATAGATAAGAAGGGATGGGTCAATATTCCTGTACTGAGCAGGCACGTTCTGCGCATTAGCGCTCTTTGTAACAGCAGGAGTCTGCTGGGCTATTACAACTGGTGGTGGTTCCGGCGCCGGCGCTGCAACGGATTCAGGCGCTGCAGTTGTTTCAGCCTGAGCTGCAGCAACTCCAGGTTCCGCAACAGGGGCTGACTCAGCCTGTGCAGGCGGTGTTTCAATACCTGCTGCGTCGCCCTTAATTTCCTTCTGAGCGCATGCAACAGTAATCATTACGACAATTGATAGAATTACACCAGATAACAAGTACCTCAGATTTTTCTTGCCACTCATTATAAAGCCCCCCTCCCTCAATTCCAATTCATTATTTCAAGAATCCACGGGACTCCGGAATTGCTACTGTGCTCGCACCGGAATGACACCTGTCGCAATATATTGGAGCCCATGCTATTTTCCCGTTGTGACACTTGCCGCAATACTCTCCCTGCATGATCTTCTGCATGTTAATATCATTAGAACCCTGTCTCATAAGGAATATATCTTCATGGCAGACCTTGCACTTAAATCTAATGCGGTGGAACCAGTGCGGAAATACCACAGGCGGCATACCTGCCTGCTCTGCGTACCTGTTCAGGGTAAGGTCCGCATATTCGGCCTGAGTTGGTGTGATTTCAGCAAAGCCAAAGAGACCAACAACGAAGGCAAGAACGAGAGTACTGACTATAACTATCTTTTTCATCGGTTACCACTCCTTTTCTAAATTTCAAATCCGAATTTGAAATGACTTGTTCTCGTCAGGGTGTAAAGGTAGTTACCATATAAAGCGGATGTTTGTCAATAAAAATATTACAAAATTAAGATTTTTTTTATAAAATTGTAAAAAGATGGGATTTCGAGCCTATCTTCTGCCTGCCAAAGCCTCAAGTCTTGCCACCCGTTCCTCTATCGGGGGATGTGTGGAAAACAGAGATAACATACCCGAACCTGAGAGTGGACTGACTATAAACATATGTGCAGTAGCAGGATTGGCATTCATTGGAGCACGGCATGTACCAGCATGAAGTTTCTTTAAAGCACCTGCAAGCGAAAGGGGGTTGCCGCATATCGCAGCGCCGCCTTCATCTGCCCGATACTCACGGGAGCGTGAAATGGCCATCTGGATTAACATGGCAGCTATAGGCGCAAGTATCATTACGGCAATCGCAACAACAGAGCCCAGAGGATTCCGGTCATTATCATCCCTCCGGCCCCCTCCGAACATAAGACCCCATGAAGCCAGATGGGTAATATAGCTGATGGCTCCGGCAATAGTTGCTGCTACCGTACTTATAAGGATGTCGCGATTTTTGATGTGGGCCAGTTCATGGCCGACTACACCGGCCAGCTCATCCCTCGTAAGGAGGCTTAAAATACCTGTTGTAACCGCCACTGCAGCGTGCTCCGGATTTCTGCCTGTTGCAAAGGCATTAGGCGCAGGGTTGTCCATGACATAGACCTTTGGCATAGGCAGGCTTGCCCTCATCGTGAGCTCGCGGACAATGCCGAACAACTCAGGGAACTCCTTTTCTGTGACCTGCCTTGCCCTGTACATGGCAAGGACTATCTTGTCGCTGAACCAGTATGCGCCAATGTTCATCACACCTGCCATCACAAGTGCCATGGTAGCGCCATTTTGTCCTCCCAGAATAGAGCCTATAAATATAAACAGGACAGAAAGTGCCGCCAGGAAAAGTGTTGTTTTCAATGTATTGATATTCACTTATCTTACCTCCGGTTATTAATATCAGATTCTTATTATAAGCATCAACTGTGATACAGTCAAATTCCCTTTAAAATTGCACCCTTCTCAACATTGTGTCCCCTCAGATACTCCCCTGCCGGCATCCGCTTCTTACCCTCTGCCTGCAGCTCTGTAATCTTCAATGCCCGGTCCCCAGTCACAATTACAATACCCTGAGGGCCGGCCTCTATGATCTCTCCATTCACAGATGACTGTACATGTCTGTCCACTATATCAGCCTTCCACACCCCCCATCTCTTCCCATTATAAAAAGTAAATGCCCCCGGCCACGGGTCAAATGCCCGTATCCTGTTATAGATATTTTCTGCACTGTCCTTCCAATCTATAAGACCTTCTTCTTTCCTGATAATGGGGGCATATGAAGCCTTGTCGTGCTCCTGTGGCACAGGAACGACTTCCCCCCTGTCCAGGCCATCAAGTGTCCTTATGAGAAGGCCAGGGCCTGTCTTTGTCATCTTTATGCCAAGACTGCCTGATGTATCACACCTGTCTATTTCGATTCTTTCCTGCAGTAATATATCCCCGGCATCAAGTTCCGGGAACATCACCATTGTCGTTACCCCTGTGAAACTCCGCCCATCCATTATCGCACGCTGGATAGGAGATGCACCCCGGTATTCCGGCAGGAGGGACGCATGAACATTGACAGGGTTCTTTTTCGGTATCTGTAAAATTTCCAGGGGTATTATCCTGCCGTAGGCAACTACGACTATATAATCAGGAGAAGAAGCTCTTATTGCCTCAGAAAAGGAACTGTCAGACAGTTTTTTAGGTTGAAGGACAGGGATACCATGCGATAAAGCAAACTCCTTAACAGGAGATGCAACAAGTTTTTGACCTCTCCCTTTTTGCTTATCGGTCTGGGTCACTGCATATACTACGTCACGCCCGCTTTTAATGATTGCATCGAGAAAGGGGACGCTGAGGGATGGGGTCCCCATAAATACGACCCTGGATATCATGCCAGACTTAAAACCTTCCTGACATTTCAGCCTTAGCCTGCCGGTCCCGCTTCTTCATCTTACGAAGGAACAGGCCTCTTTTAAGACTGCTCAGACGGTCTATAAACAAAACGCCATTCAGGTGGTCTATCTCATGCTGAAAAACCCGTGCAAGGATCCCCTCTGCAGTAATTTCTATATTATTTCCGTCCTTATCATACCCTTGTACCTTTACCTTCTCTGCCCTGATAACATAGTCCCTGTAATCCGGAACACTAAGACAACCTTCTTCACCTTTGACCTCACCATCTTCGTATATTATCTCAGGATTTATGAACACAGTATAATTTTTTACAGGACTATCAGAGGAGAGGTCGGCATCATAAATAAACAGACTTTCCGATGCCCCAACCTGGACAGCA from Nitrospirota bacterium includes the following:
- the htpX gene encoding zinc metalloprotease HtpX → MNTLKTTLFLAALSVLFIFIGSILGGQNGATMALVMAGVMNIGAYWFSDKIVLAMYRARQVTEKEFPELFGIVRELTMRASLPMPKVYVMDNPAPNAFATGRNPEHAAVAVTTGILSLLTRDELAGVVGHELAHIKNRDILISTVAATIAGAISYITHLASWGLMFGGGRRDDNDRNPLGSVVAIAVMILAPIAAMLIQMAISRSREYRADEGGAAICGNPLSLAGALKKLHAGTCRAPMNANPATAHMFIVSPLSGSGMLSLFSTHPPIEERVARLEALAGRR
- a CDS encoding cytochrome c3 family protein, producing MKKIVIVSTLVLAFVVGLFGFAEITPTQAEYADLTLNRYAEQAGMPPVVFPHWFHRIRFKCKVCHEDIFLMRQGSNDINMQKIMQGEYCGKCHNGKIAWAPIYCDRCHSGASTVAIPESRGFLK
- the def gene encoding peptide deformylase, whose product is MSVRRIIEYPDPFLRQKSRRVEKWDDNLKRLIQDMMDTLDAVPGLGLAAVQVGASESLFIYDADLSSDSPVKNYTVFINPEIIYEDGEVKGEEGCLSVPDYRDYVIRAEKVKVQGYDKDGNNIEITAEGILARVFQHEIDHLNGVLFIDRLSSLKRGLFLRKMKKRDRQAKAEMSGRF
- a CDS encoding methionyl-tRNA formyltransferase, with amino-acid sequence MGTPSLSVPFLDAIIKSGRDVVYAVTQTDKQKGRGQKLVASPVKEFALSHGIPVLQPKKLSDSSFSEAIRASSPDYIVVVAYGRIIPLEILQIPKKNPVNVHASLLPEYRGASPIQRAIMDGRSFTGVTTMVMFPELDAGDILLQERIEIDRCDTSGSLGIKMTKTGPGLLIRTLDGLDRGEVVPVPQEHDKASYAPIIRKEEGLIDWKDSAENIYNRIRAFDPWPGAFTFYNGKRWGVWKADIVDRHVQSSVNGEIIEAGPQGIVIVTGDRALKITELQAEGKKRMPAGEYLRGHNVEKGAILKGI